In one Candidatus Caccoplasma merdavium genomic region, the following are encoded:
- a CDS encoding mannose-1-phosphate guanylyltransferase — protein sequence MAVEAHLVIMAGGIGSRFWPMSTPEVPKQFIDITGCGRTLIQLTADRFASLVSPENMWVVTSKRYENLVREQLPGVPPSNILLEPCMRNTAPCIAYAGWKIKTKNPDAAIVVTPSDHVVTNVSEFQRVIARSLDFVTRRPAILTLGMKPSRPETGYGYIAARNGDMPAGEEILPVDSFREKPSLEVARQYVAAGNYFWNSGLFLWSAATLERAYRSYCPGVADIFDRLSPQFYTSGEQAAVDENFPLCENISVDYAIMEKAADMYVFPADFGWSDLGTWGSLHTLLPHDDSDNACVGDGARLVDSRNCIVHVPSGKRVVVQGLDGYIVAEKDGTLLICRLQDEQHIKEYSKL from the coding sequence ATGGCAGTAGAGGCACATCTCGTCATTATGGCCGGAGGCATCGGCAGCCGTTTTTGGCCGATGAGTACCCCCGAGGTTCCCAAGCAGTTTATCGATATTACCGGTTGTGGCCGTACCCTGATACAACTTACGGCCGACCGTTTCGCATCGCTCGTATCTCCCGAGAACATGTGGGTGGTGACGTCGAAGCGGTATGAAAATTTGGTTCGGGAACAACTTCCCGGAGTGCCGCCGTCGAATATCTTGCTCGAACCCTGCATGCGTAACACAGCCCCCTGCATCGCTTATGCCGGTTGGAAGATAAAGACGAAAAATCCCGACGCCGCCATTGTCGTTACGCCGTCGGACCATGTGGTGACCAACGTGTCCGAATTCCAGCGGGTGATAGCCCGATCACTCGATTTCGTCACCCGTCGCCCTGCCATACTCACGTTGGGCATGAAACCCAGTCGGCCTGAAACCGGGTACGGGTATATTGCTGCGCGCAATGGCGACATGCCGGCAGGAGAGGAGATACTTCCCGTCGATTCGTTCCGGGAAAAGCCCTCCCTTGAAGTTGCGCGCCAATATGTCGCCGCCGGAAATTATTTCTGGAACTCGGGTCTTTTCTTGTGGAGCGCTGCGACGCTCGAAAGGGCATACCGTTCTTATTGTCCCGGAGTGGCCGATATATTCGACCGCCTTTCTCCGCAATTCTACACATCGGGCGAACAGGCGGCTGTCGATGAAAATTTCCCGCTTTGCGAAAATATATCGGTCGATTACGCCATTATGGAAAAAGCGGCCGACATGTATGTCTTCCCGGCCGATTTCGGTTGGTCCGACTTGGGTACCTGGGGCTCCCTTCACACGCTGTTGCCGCATGATGATTCCGACAATGCCTGTGTCGGCGATGGCGCGAGGTTGGTCGATTCCCGTAATTGCATTGTGCATGTCCCGTCGGGAAAACGGGTTGTCGTGCAGGGACTCGACGGTTATATCGTGGCCGAGAAAGATGGAACCTTGCTCATCTGCCGGTTGCAAGATGAGCAACACATAAAAGAGTATTCTAAATTATGA